The Pelagicoccus albus genome includes the window GCGTTAATCGCTGGATGGGTGGCACGCTCACCAACTGGCAGACCATCACTACCTCTATCGCGAAGTACAAGAAGTACATGAAGATGGATGAGGATGGATCTTTGGCGAAGCTTCCTAAGAAGGAAGGTTCCGCTATCCGTCGCGAGATGGCACGTATGCACCGCAACTTCGAAGGTATCGTCAAAATGGACAAGCTCCCTGCAGCTATGTTTGTAGTAGACGTTAACTACGAAGACATCGCGGTAGCTGAAGCCCGTCGCGTAAAGATCCCAGTCGCTGCAATCGTAGACACCAATTCCGACCCATCGACCGTAGACTACGCGATCCCTGGTAATGACGACGCAGTAAAGTCGATCCGCATCATCCTCGAAACGATTGCCGAAGCGGTCGAAGCCGGTCGCGAAAAGCGCTCTAGCCGCATGAACCAAGGTAAGGGAGATGCCGCAGCAGCCGCGACTGAAATGGCTGCCGCCGCCGCTCCTGCTGAAGCAGAGGAAGCTCCCGTTCCTGCTCCAGTAGCTGCTCCGGTTGAAGAAGCTCCGGTTCCAGCTCCTAAGGCTGAAGAAAAGTCGGAAGGCTAAAACGACTCTCTAGGAGGCGTTGTTTCGACAACGCCTCTTTTTCGTTTCTACACAAAATTTCTCCACTCAATACTACATTTCTTAATAGCAAATGAGCGCACAAATATCCGCGAAACAAGTAGGTGAACTCCGTGCCCAGACCGGTGCTGGTCTGATGGACTGCAAGAAAGCTTTGACTGAAGCTAACGGCGACTTGGAGGCCGCAGCGACTATCCTCCGCAAGAAGGGAATCGCCTCTGCCGACAAGAAGGCTGGTCGTGCCACTTCCGAAGGTTTGATCGACTCTTACATCCACTTGGGTGGCAAGGTAGGCGTACTGATCGAAGTTAATTGCGAAACTGACTTCGTTGCCAAAAACGACGACTTCAAGCAGTTCGTAAAGGATGTTTCCTTGCACATCGCTGCTCTGAATCCTGTTTGCGTTAGCCGCGAAGAAGTTCCTGCCGAGCTCGTCGAAAAGGAGCGCGAAGTTGCTGCTTCCCAGGCGGAAGGCAAGCCAGCGCAAGCGGTTCAGAAGATCATCGAAGGTAAGCTCAACAAGTACTACTCCACTGTTTGCTTGCTTGATCAACCTTTCGTCAAGGACGACAGCAAGAGCGTTCAGGATGTTCTTACCGAACAAATCGCTAAGCTTGGCGAAAACATGAAGATCCGTCGTTTCGTTCGTTTCCAGTTGGGAGCTGAATAGTTCAGGCGCGATTTTCTCAGAAATCACTTTGGCGGCTTCCTCGATGGGGAAGCCGCTTTTTTTGCAACGACTGCTGCAATATGAAGTCGATCATTGGATAAAGGAACGCCGGATTGAAGTCGATCCTTGCAAATCCCGTCTCGACCCATTTGATACGGCTCCTCTTTTGACGGAGAAGTGCCAGAGTGGTCGTACCGAGCCGTAATTACGGCGACAGCGCGAAAGCGCCATGGGACTGGTTTCAGTCCTTGTTAAATTCGGAATGAGCAGTTTGACGCGGATTCGTTTTATGACGGAGAAGTGCCAGAGTGGTCGAATGGGACTGACTCGAAATCAGTTGTGGGGGTAACTCCACCGGGGGTTCGAATCCCTCCTTCTCCGCCATTTGTCGAAAAAGACGTCGATCTATGAATCGGCGTTTTTTTTGTATCCACGTTTCCCGGGATGAGAACCCGTAGGGGTGTTCGACGTAGCGCAGCGAAGATGGGGCGCGCTCAGCGCGAGTCCGCAGGACTTGAACGCAGTTCACCCAATCCCTCCTTCTCCGCCATTTGTCTATAAAAAACGCTGATCTACGAATCGGCGTTTTATTGTATCCAGCTCTCTCGGTACAATCAATGACTGCTCGGGTTAGATGCCAGAGTCTGTCTTTAGTTTTACGAAATGAAAAATGCCGAGCGAAGCCTACCATGAGCTCCACTCGGCACCTCCATTGTTAGATCCGAGCCGAAATATTAGGATTCAAATTTGAAGCTGATTGTAACGTGGGCCTTTACGTTGTTTCCCGATATCTGAGCGGGGCGAAAAGACCATTTACGCATGGTGCTAATAGCCGCTTCCTCGAGCCCTTCGTGGGTTGATTTAGAGACGGTGGCGCGGCTCACTTTGCCGGACTCGTCTAGAATGACGTTGAGGCTTACGATTCCATGAAAACCGGGAGCGTTCAATTCGGGTGGTGTAATGGCTGTACGACTACGTACTACCACAGGTTTCTTGTCCCACTTGGAGTAAACTCCGTCGAACTCTGGATTGGTCTTAGACCATTCGCCAACGGCCGCTGCGCTGGCTGGTTCGAGGCTGGCAATTTCCAGGACGCTAAGCTGCCCATCCTTTGTTTGGATGGTGACCTCTCTTTCGTTCGCATAGCTGATGGATCCTTCATAGGTCGTACCGTCGGTAGATACGAGGGTATCGGCTGTTGCGATTCGGAAAGAAGATAGAGTTAGGATAAGTGTCGCCAAGGCGATCCGGGTGAGCTGTGTTCCCATTTTAGACATCTTGTTTTTGGATTAAGCGCCGCGGGTATCGCAACGGTTGGGATAAGATCGGCTTTCAATTGTAGGACTTAACCGTTCAATCGCCTATTTTACGGGCTTTGTTGTCCGTCTATATACGTATCCAAATATCGAATGAGACTAATTCATGGAAAATAGAAAATTGATTAGGCATATGTCTCCAAGCCCCATGGATAGGGGGGGCTTGGAGGCCCTCTGTTGTCTATTGAACGAATTTTCGATCGGCTTCCTTGATTGGCACATCGTTGATACTTGCTTCGCGAATTCTCATTAAGCCGTTCGCGTCGAACTCCCACTGTTCATTTCCGTAGGCTCTATACCATTGTCCTTCATGATCTCGGTATTCGTATTCAAATTTTACTGATATGCGATTGTCCGAGTAGCTCCAAAGAGTCTTTTTTAGACGGTAGTCGAGCTCGCGGACCCATTTGTCCTGTAGGAAGTCACGTACTTCTTTTCGTCCGCTTAGGAATCTGTCTCTGTTTCGCCAGATGGTGTCTTCCGTGTAAGCGAGGGAGACCTTTTCTGGATCTCGAGTATTCCAAGCGTCCTCGGCAGCCTGCACTTTTTTGAGTGCGCTTTCTTTGGTGAACGGTGGCAAGGGGGGACGCGTCGTTTGAGAGAGTGAGTTTTGGTTCATAATAGTGATTGGTGTTATTTGTTTTTGGGGCTTACTGTTCAGTTGTTTGTTGTGCGTGGAGTTCTTCCTCCAGTTGTTGAATACGGAGTTTCAGGGCTTTGACAGCTGGGGCTATTTGATCTTCAGTGAAGCGTGGCGAGATGTACTGTGGGCAATTCCAGTCGTAACTGACGACATCTATGACAATAAGCCTCTCGACATGCCGATCCTCTGCCTCGTTGGTCCAGGTACCGGATAAGCCGGATGAATCCTCTTTCGCGTGTATCCGAGCGTTGCCGAGAATCTTAAGTCTGGTGCGGGTGGGATAATCTATGAGAAAGAGGGCGACTTTGTCGTTTTCCCTGAGATTTCCGACACTGAGAAGTTGTCGGTTTCCTTTGCGATCTGCGAAAGCGATTTGGTTTGGGCTTAGGATTTTAAGAAAACCCACTTCGCCGCCCTTGTGTTGAATATAGGGCCAGCTGTCTTGATTGACGGTTGCCATATAGAAGGAATTCCGTTGGGAGATAAATTGGGATTCTCTCTCTGTCAGTGGGTCGATGGGCCTTCCGCGCTCGACGTGGAGGGAGCGACCGTAGTTTTCCCTTTGCTCTTTCTGAACGGCAGGAGTCAGAGTGATCTCCATGAATTTTTCGGCCATAGCGTTGCAGAGAATTCGCGGCGGGAGGAAATGAGATCCGCCCGCCGCCTTGGTTAAGGTTATCCGAAATTATTCGGAGACTATGCTGCTGGGCAGTTTAACTCGCTGACTGCTGGAAACTCTGCGTCGGTCTGGACCAGACGGTTGAAGTAGTTGGTCAGGATATTCAGCGAAACGTTTAAGACGACTTCAGTCGCTTCTGTGTCGCTGACGCCAGCTGCTTGGATAGCCGATAAGTCCTGGTCTGATACGGCACCCTTTGTTTCCAGCAAGAGCTTGGCGAGGTCTAGAATGGCTTGCTCCTTGTTATCCGAAGCCGTTCCTCGACGAGCGTCTAGGATCTCTCCATCGCTGAGCTTTAGCATGCCTCCTATGGCGGTGTGGGCTCGGAGGCAATAGTCGCAACTGTTTGCCTCGGCGTTTTGCAGCGCAATCTTCTCTCTGAGGCGAGGGGTGAATGTTCCGCTGGATACGGCTACGCTCAGTCCGAGGTATCCTTCCAGGGCTGGTTTGCTGTTGCCGAGGGCTTTGACCATGTTTGGAACGAGACCCAGCTTTTGCTTCACAGCTTCGTAAAGGGAGGCGATTTCAGGGGCTGCTTCGTTTGTTTCTACTAGTTTTATTCTGCTCATAATTATTTAGAGTTTAAGTTGTTTATGTGGAAATGAGAGTTCGGTTGGATTCGTTGTATCGAATATGTGGATAAGGACTCAGATAACGGTTCTGTTGTTTTTAGCAGGGCTGTGACTCTGGTGCTTTGCCAAAGAGTGAGGTGAATCGGCTCTCTGGGTTTAGCATGAAGGCGAGAGGCACCATGTAGGCGTAGTGGCGTACTAAAGTGATGATCGGGAGTGCCTTGTTTAGATCCCAACCGGCTATGCCTGCGCCCAAAAGCGGAAGCATAAAGAACCATACAATGAGTACGGTCTGGGCTGTTGTGTAGGCGAAGGCTCGAAACCACTCGGGTCCGAATAGGGAAGGGCGGAGGGCCGCATAGATTACGGCTAAGGCAATGCCATTTCCGTAATGTACCGGTAGTCCGCCTAGGAGGCCGAAGCCTAGCTTTTGGCCGATTAGGCCGGGAATATCCCACCAGGTTCCTGTCATAAAGAAGCCAGAAAGGTCGAATAGGATAGTGCCGAGAATTCCGGCTATGATGGAGTTGATCCAGTTTATTTTCATTATT containing:
- the rpsB gene encoding 30S ribosomal protein S2; amino-acid sequence: MNIELTDLLDAGVHFGHQVKRWNPKSKSFVFDHRQGISVIDLAKTYEGLKKAYDFVEEVVAKGGEVLLVGTKRQAQEILRETAANTGMPFCVNRWMGGTLTNWQTITTSIAKYKKYMKMDEDGSLAKLPKKEGSAIRREMARMHRNFEGIVKMDKLPAAMFVVDVNYEDIAVAEARRVKIPVAAIVDTNSDPSTVDYAIPGNDDAVKSIRIILETIAEAVEAGREKRSSRMNQGKGDAAAAATEMAAAAAPAEAEEAPVPAPVAAPVEEAPVPAPKAEEKSEG
- the tsf gene encoding translation elongation factor Ts is translated as MSAQISAKQVGELRAQTGAGLMDCKKALTEANGDLEAAATILRKKGIASADKKAGRATSEGLIDSYIHLGGKVGVLIEVNCETDFVAKNDDFKQFVKDVSLHIAALNPVCVSREEVPAELVEKEREVAASQAEGKPAQAVQKIIEGKLNKYYSTVCLLDQPFVKDDSKSVQDVLTEQIAKLGENMKIRRFVRFQLGAE
- a CDS encoding energy transducer TonB family protein, translated to MSKMGTQLTRIALATLILTLSSFRIATADTLVSTDGTTYEGSISYANEREVTIQTKDGQLSVLEIASLEPASAAAVGEWSKTNPEFDGVYSKWDKKPVVVRSRTAITPPELNAPGFHGIVSLNVILDESGKVSRATVSKSTHEGLEEAAISTMRKWSFRPAQISGNNVKAHVTISFKFES
- a CDS encoding nuclear transport factor 2 family protein produces the protein MNQNSLSQTTRPPLPPFTKESALKKVQAAEDAWNTRDPEKVSLAYTEDTIWRNRDRFLSGRKEVRDFLQDKWVRELDYRLKKTLWSYSDNRISVKFEYEYRDHEGQWYRAYGNEQWEFDANGLMRIREASINDVPIKEADRKFVQ
- a CDS encoding pyridoxamine 5'-phosphate oxidase family protein — its product is MAEKFMEITLTPAVQKEQRENYGRSLHVERGRPIDPLTERESQFISQRNSFYMATVNQDSWPYIQHKGGEVGFLKILSPNQIAFADRKGNRQLLSVGNLRENDKVALFLIDYPTRTRLKILGNARIHAKEDSSGLSGTWTNEAEDRHVERLIVIDVVSYDWNCPQYISPRFTEDQIAPAVKALKLRIQQLEEELHAQQTTEQ
- a CDS encoding carboxymuconolactone decarboxylase family protein, whose translation is MSRIKLVETNEAAPEIASLYEAVKQKLGLVPNMVKALGNSKPALEGYLGLSVAVSSGTFTPRLREKIALQNAEANSCDYCLRAHTAIGGMLKLSDGEILDARRGTASDNKEQAILDLAKLLLETKGAVSDQDLSAIQAAGVSDTEATEVVLNVSLNILTNYFNRLVQTDAEFPAVSELNCPAA